The Halomicronema hongdechloris C2206 genome includes a window with the following:
- a CDS encoding sensor domain-containing diguanylate cyclase, with the protein MTTGGLQPFTHLEYRLRFQLRGATAWDDRISLIAIDEASLAELGAFPWPRSHYAELLGRLQAAPPSVITFNLLFTDSAPGDGQLAAAMAQHQAIILATAWDQDGQPLDPVFPLAGAAMGSGHIYQPQAPDSLVRTILPQIQGQPALGIATAEALSLTESIVALPPLDRPLPVNWPGPVDTLSTVSFVDVLKGRVEASRFHGQIVLIGATATGLDQLSTPFDINPPASGVHLHGAVLDNILQQRWLQHLQAPWWLLLCLGPLLGLGLGRPWRQQRVLLGAGTLAWILLARVLMTHGWWITVVEPVLLLGLTAVTCGISQELRDDRRIRQYVASLWHTHAPALLLSPQESRAPSIADSASIEQLVTLADQLGRSQATQAAIARSLPMGLLAANIDGTVWFCNPLASAWLGVTTGETVASRLKTWLTAAQWQAVRQGEDISPQEIQDGDRWFALYLEPLRMDDSASAAGPMGFVLLLDDISYRKQMELDLRTLNYTLEEQVQQRTRQLESLNRDLRREVNERQRIQDRLVYEAHHDSLTQLPNRRLFLWHLQQRIVAGGQEFAVLFLDCDRFKLVNDTFGHWMGDELLKAVAAVLLGSVRPTDNDGSVAATTTTRLPIWSRLFIYSSSGG; encoded by the coding sequence GTGACTACAGGGGGACTGCAGCCCTTTACTCACCTCGAGTACCGGCTGCGGTTTCAGCTGCGGGGAGCCACGGCTTGGGACGATCGCATCAGCCTGATTGCCATCGATGAGGCCAGCCTAGCTGAGCTTGGGGCGTTTCCCTGGCCCCGCAGCCACTATGCCGAGCTATTAGGGCGGCTACAGGCTGCGCCCCCGAGTGTGATTACCTTTAATCTGCTGTTTACCGACAGCGCCCCAGGGGATGGGCAGTTAGCTGCAGCCATGGCTCAGCATCAAGCCATCATCCTAGCGACAGCTTGGGACCAGGACGGTCAGCCTCTGGATCCTGTGTTTCCCTTAGCCGGGGCAGCTATGGGCAGTGGTCATATTTATCAGCCGCAAGCGCCCGATAGCCTGGTGCGCACCATTCTCCCCCAAATTCAGGGGCAGCCAGCCCTGGGTATTGCCACGGCCGAAGCCCTCTCGCTCACCGAGAGCATCGTAGCTCTCCCCCCTTTGGATCGTCCCCTACCGGTCAATTGGCCGGGGCCAGTGGATACTCTCTCGACGGTGTCTTTCGTTGATGTGCTGAAGGGTCGGGTCGAGGCGAGTCGCTTTCATGGCCAGATTGTACTCATCGGCGCTACGGCCACGGGCCTGGATCAACTATCAACGCCTTTTGATATCAATCCTCCAGCCAGCGGCGTGCACCTCCATGGGGCGGTTCTGGACAATATTCTGCAACAACGATGGTTGCAGCACCTGCAGGCCCCCTGGTGGCTGCTGCTTTGTCTCGGCCCCCTGCTGGGGCTAGGGCTAGGGCGGCCATGGCGACAGCAGCGGGTACTGCTGGGGGCGGGTACCTTGGCCTGGATCCTACTGGCCCGGGTACTCATGACCCATGGATGGTGGATTACGGTAGTCGAGCCGGTGCTACTGCTGGGCCTGACTGCCGTGACCTGTGGCATTAGCCAGGAGCTACGAGACGATCGCCGCATTCGACAGTATGTGGCATCGCTTTGGCACACCCATGCTCCGGCCCTATTGCTGTCCCCCCAGGAGTCTCGAGCCCCATCGATAGCAGATTCGGCTAGTATTGAGCAGTTGGTGACCTTGGCAGACCAGCTGGGGCGATCCCAGGCCACCCAAGCGGCCATTGCTCGTAGCTTGCCCATGGGATTGCTGGCGGCGAATATCGACGGCACTGTATGGTTCTGCAATCCCTTGGCTAGCGCTTGGTTAGGGGTGACGACTGGGGAGACCGTCGCTTCTCGCCTAAAAACTTGGTTGACGGCGGCCCAGTGGCAGGCAGTTCGGCAGGGAGAGGACATTTCCCCCCAGGAGATCCAGGACGGTGACCGTTGGTTTGCCCTGTACCTAGAGCCGTTGAGAATGGATGATAGCGCTTCGGCGGCGGGCCCCATGGGATTTGTGTTGCTGTTGGATGATATCTCCTATCGCAAGCAGATGGAACTGGACCTGCGCACCCTCAACTATACCCTCGAGGAGCAGGTGCAGCAGCGAACCCGGCAGCTGGAGTCTTTAAATCGAGACTTGCGGCGGGAGGTCAATGAGCGCCAGCGCATTCAAGATCGCCTGGTCTATGAGGCTCACCACGATAGCCTGACCCAATTACCGAATCGCCGCTTGTTTCTCTGGCACCTGCAGCAACGAATCGTCGCTGGTGGTCAGGAGTTTGCCGTACTCTTCCTGGATTGCGATCGCTTTAAACTGGTCAATGATACCTTTGGCCACTGGATGGGGGATGAACTGCTCAAGGCAGTGGCTGCCGTGCTCTTAGGCTCTGTGCGGCCAACGGATAACGATGGCTCAGTTGCAGCTACTACAACAACTAGGCTGCCAATTTGGTCAAGGTTATTTATTTACTCGTCCTCTGGCGGCTGA
- a CDS encoding sterol desaturase family protein, whose product MAAAFILFEYRLGMTRLYSHPQAHGLWYLGVSYGLTLLLQDAYFYFTHRLFHHPILFPWFHQGHHRARYHNPWTSFAFDPLEAIVQALFLVGIIFTIPIHFITLIAVLATMTIWAVVNHLGLNYLPTSFPHHWLGKWVIGPVHHSIHHRNYKVHYGLYFTFWDKLLKTQDPDYEKQLETHLVHEVK is encoded by the coding sequence ATGGCAGCGGCATTTATCCTATTTGAATATCGTTTGGGGATGACCCGCTTATACAGTCATCCTCAGGCTCATGGACTGTGGTATTTAGGAGTGAGTTACGGTCTCACACTGCTGCTCCAGGATGCTTATTTCTATTTCACTCACCGATTATTTCATCATCCCATCCTCTTTCCTTGGTTTCACCAAGGACATCACCGAGCCCGTTACCATAACCCCTGGACATCATTTGCTTTTGATCCCCTTGAGGCGATCGTCCAAGCTCTTTTTCTAGTCGGAATCATCTTTACGATTCCAATTCATTTTATTACCTTGATTGCAGTACTCGCCACCATGACAATATGGGCAGTAGTCAATCATCTTGGGCTCAATTATTTGCCCACGTCATTCCCTCACCATTGGCTAGGTAAATGGGTTATTGGTCCTGTCCATCATTCTATTCATCATCGTAACTATAAAGTGCATTATGGCCTATATTTCACGTTCTGGGATAAACTCCTGAAAACTCAGGATCCCGACTACGAGAAGCAACTCGAGACCCATCTAGTACATGAAGTCAAGTGA
- a CDS encoding SRPBCC domain-containing protein: MPGLHTDIEIDAPRAAVWQALVHKEDWYRWNTFLFDQAPDRPFRQGHTVNLALRRLERDEKTVLNPLVTHLQPQRCLRWVAKIPGLRSEHVFQLQDIGPQRTKYSHQERLSGPLSRLFLPFIRQDERKGLRRMAQQLKRYVEYDYARERYR; encoded by the coding sequence ATGCCTGGCCTTCATACCGACATCGAAATCGACGCTCCCCGCGCTGCCGTTTGGCAGGCTCTAGTTCACAAGGAAGACTGGTATCGCTGGAATACCTTCCTATTCGATCAGGCTCCCGATCGCCCATTTCGGCAGGGACACACCGTTAACTTGGCCCTCAGGCGGCTAGAGAGAGACGAAAAAACAGTCCTCAACCCCTTAGTCACCCACCTACAGCCCCAACGTTGCCTACGCTGGGTCGCTAAAATTCCAGGGCTTCGCAGCGAGCATGTCTTTCAACTGCAGGATATTGGCCCTCAACGCACCAAGTATAGTCACCAAGAGCGCCTCTCAGGCCCCCTGTCCCGTCTGTTTCTCCCCTTCATTCGGCAGGACGAGCGGAAAGGGTTGCGGCGCATGGCCCAGCAACTGAAACGCTATGTGGAATATGACTATGCCCGCGAACGCTATCGCTGA
- a CDS encoding NAD-dependent malic enzyme → MVRITPSSSFSLSLQLSIPNQTGMLAKVVHAIAEAGGNLGNVELISRTRQVLVRTLTVNAASTEHAEEIVQAVRALPEIEVLAVSDRTFSLHEGGKIHIKSRLPLHSQEDLAMAYTPGVGRICMEISQRPERVYDLTIKGNTVAIVTDGSAVLGLGNLGPAGALPVMEGKAMLFKEFADIDAFPICLDTQDPDEIVETVKHMAPVFGGINLEDISAPRCFEIEARLRQELDIPVFHDDQHGTAIVTLAALINALTLVGKSLETIKIVINGAGAAGVAIAQLLQKAGTTQVILCDSRGIISCDRIDLTPQKRALAVETPGPLAEAMVGADVFLGVSVPGVVGVEMVQSMAPAPIVFAMANPIPEIQPELVSEYVAVMATGRSDYANQINNVLAFPGVLRGALDCRAQALTATMYLEAAQAIASLVHPQELSPEHIIPSVFDQRVAATVASAVKHAARVDGVAKR, encoded by the coding sequence ATGGTACGAATCACCCCGAGTTCTAGTTTTAGCCTGTCGTTACAGCTGAGTATCCCTAATCAGACGGGCATGCTAGCTAAGGTTGTCCATGCCATTGCCGAGGCGGGTGGCAACTTGGGCAATGTGGAGTTAATCAGCCGGACTCGTCAGGTGTTGGTGCGGACTCTGACGGTGAATGCGGCCAGCACCGAACATGCCGAAGAGATCGTGCAGGCAGTGCGGGCTTTGCCGGAGATCGAGGTGCTTGCGGTGTCGGATCGCACCTTCTCCCTGCATGAGGGTGGCAAGATTCATATCAAAAGTCGGCTACCGCTCCATAGCCAGGAAGATTTGGCTATGGCCTACACTCCTGGGGTGGGACGCATCTGCATGGAAATTTCCCAGCGGCCAGAGCGGGTGTATGACCTGACGATTAAGGGGAATACGGTGGCCATTGTCACCGATGGTAGTGCCGTCTTGGGGTTAGGGAACTTGGGACCGGCGGGGGCGTTGCCGGTGATGGAGGGCAAGGCCATGTTGTTTAAGGAATTTGCCGACATTGATGCCTTTCCCATCTGCCTGGATACTCAGGACCCGGATGAGATCGTGGAGACGGTGAAGCACATGGCACCAGTCTTTGGTGGTATCAACCTAGAAGATATCAGTGCGCCCCGCTGTTTTGAGATCGAGGCGCGGCTGCGACAGGAGCTGGATATCCCAGTGTTCCATGATGATCAACATGGCACTGCCATCGTTACCTTGGCGGCCTTGATTAATGCCCTGACACTAGTGGGTAAGTCCCTAGAGACCATCAAGATTGTGATTAATGGGGCTGGGGCAGCGGGGGTGGCCATTGCCCAGCTCCTGCAAAAGGCCGGGACTACCCAGGTGATCCTGTGTGATTCGCGGGGCATTATTTCATGCGATCGCATCGATCTCACCCCTCAAAAACGGGCCCTAGCCGTTGAAACCCCTGGCCCCCTGGCGGAGGCCATGGTCGGAGCCGATGTCTTCCTCGGGGTGAGCGTGCCGGGGGTGGTCGGTGTGGAGATGGTGCAATCCATGGCCCCAGCGCCCATTGTCTTTGCCATGGCCAATCCCATTCCCGAAATTCAACCGGAGCTAGTCAGCGAGTATGTGGCAGTCATGGCCACTGGTCGCAGTGACTACGCCAATCAGATCAATAATGTGTTGGCCTTTCCCGGCGTTCTACGGGGAGCCCTCGACTGTCGCGCCCAAGCTCTCACCGCCACCATGTACCTAGAGGCCGCCCAAGCGATTGCCTCCCTGGTCCATCCTCAGGAGCTCTCTCCCGAGCACATCATCCCATCGGTATTTGATCAGCGGGTGGCTGCTACCGTAGCCTCTGCCGTGAAACATGCCGCTCGTGTCGATGGGGTGGCCAAGCGATAG
- a CDS encoding flavin reductase family protein yields the protein MLDEQAKKNLLRKIPHGLYICGVRNGDEMNGFTASWVMQGSFQPPLVVNCVKNDSISHALLKASGGFALSFLEAGQKDLAKNFFKPLRRVGNKFEHIEFYEAPETGCPVIKDTLGYVECRVVGAVEHGDHTVFVGEVVGAAIHREGDPLLLENTGWNYGG from the coding sequence GTGTTAGACGAACAGGCCAAAAAAAACCTATTGCGGAAGATTCCCCACGGGCTCTACATCTGCGGTGTCCGCAACGGCGATGAGATGAATGGCTTCACCGCCAGCTGGGTGATGCAGGGCTCCTTCCAGCCGCCATTGGTGGTGAACTGTGTCAAAAATGACTCCATTTCTCATGCTCTGCTCAAGGCCAGTGGTGGCTTTGCGTTGAGTTTTCTGGAAGCGGGTCAGAAAGACTTAGCCAAAAACTTCTTCAAACCCCTGCGGCGAGTGGGCAACAAGTTTGAGCACATCGAGTTCTACGAGGCTCCCGAGACTGGTTGCCCCGTGATCAAAGACACCTTGGGCTATGTGGAATGCCGAGTCGTTGGCGCTGTCGAGCATGGTGACCATACTGTCTTTGTCGGTGAAGTGGTTGGGGCTGCCATCCACCGCGAGGGCGACCCCTTGCTCCTAGAAAACACTGGCTGGAATTACGGCGGATAG
- a CDS encoding phenylpyruvate tautomerase MIF-related protein, protein MPLIKVQTSIEAPDKSQVESLLKDLSSSLSQHLGKPESYIMTAFEAEVPMTFAGTTDPVCYIEIKSVGTMGAKTEAMSQAFCSQIEDSLGVPKNRTYIEFADAAGAMWGWNGTTFG, encoded by the coding sequence ATGCCATTAATCAAAGTTCAAACCTCTATCGAGGCCCCAGACAAATCCCAGGTGGAATCCTTACTAAAAGACCTATCCTCCAGTCTTTCCCAGCACCTGGGTAAACCCGAGTCTTATATCATGACTGCCTTCGAGGCCGAGGTGCCTATGACCTTTGCCGGCACCACCGACCCTGTCTGCTACATCGAGATCAAGAGCGTCGGCACCATGGGGGCTAAGACAGAAGCCATGAGTCAAGCCTTCTGCAGCCAGATCGAAGATTCCTTAGGGGTACCTAAAAACCGCACCTACATTGAATTTGCCGATGCGGCTGGCGCCATGTGGGGCTGGAACGGCACCACCTTCGGCTAA
- the dnaX gene encoding DNA polymerase III subunit gamma/tau: protein MAYEPLHHKYRPQTFGQLVGQAAIATTLANALQQQRIAPAYLFCGPRGTGKTSSARILAKSLNCLTQQQPHPTPCGSCDVCQAIATGSALDIVEIDAASNTGVDNIRELIERAQFAPVQCRYKVYVIDECLTGDTQVYTKDGFIRIDDPTLKGKQALSYNEASGQWEFRPILRWLDQGEREILEIQTSHRKIRCTGNHLIRTDIGWVAAKDIKKGAKILSPVPVDAELSSTNSAPMGDFVPTLEDTNAFLDWLGPTGNCRKNGQNIKLLDSHPYSPSSELPKMTDTVPSQCAAQQLVILNSVPYSVRSSLTAAKSWSLNNGYQKFPKRDLRGGIWMTVPLASARKEVLKYSSIQKATLPKRTNSSQIGLPAWDTWPNAAPTSERVAADNISTSLSEQTPLDNGCRTYVNTQSPQWCTNSETVVSVRPAGVERVYDIEVDANHNFVANGLLVHNCHMLSTAAFNALLKTLEEPPPQVVFVLATTDPQRVLPTIISRCQRFDFRRIPLEDMVTHLSTIATQETIEIGPEAVRLVAQIAQGGLRDAESLLDQLSLLEPPITVEQVWDLVGAVPERDLLTLVEAISQNQASTVLDQARKLMDRGREPLIVLQSLAGFYRDLLIAKTAAQRQDLVAVTAATWGEMQTLVQGLELSTVLASQHHLRTAEAQVKHSSQPRLWLEVTLMGLLPSSASAASPTPAAASAIQPTSPKPPAPSPPRPAGPPPAPPRATPSPEATPSQPGPPSDASASEAPVHDLDSLWQQIIAVLQPFGTRTLMRQQGKLLACDGHTARIGISSKPLFKMAQGRLSNVEAAFKQVLQRPVEVSLEVLPDAEAASPAPAPPSSPAPPPSSAPPPAQAEPPQSPTNAVPEDAPGQADSSPAGADPWPLDSDLDRAVKSFAQFFNGQIVNLDDDLTDLAAGNGSTGPELPQHEDSFPTDPDDDVPF from the coding sequence ATGGCCTACGAACCGCTGCACCATAAATACCGACCGCAGACCTTCGGCCAGTTGGTGGGTCAAGCTGCGATCGCAACTACCCTAGCCAATGCCCTGCAACAGCAGCGCATTGCTCCAGCCTATCTATTTTGCGGCCCCCGAGGCACAGGGAAAACCTCCAGTGCCCGGATCTTGGCTAAGTCTCTCAATTGTCTAACCCAGCAGCAACCCCATCCAACCCCCTGTGGCAGCTGCGACGTCTGTCAGGCCATCGCCACCGGGTCCGCCCTGGACATCGTTGAAATTGACGCTGCCAGCAACACCGGCGTCGACAACATCCGTGAGCTGATCGAACGGGCCCAATTCGCCCCAGTCCAGTGTCGCTACAAGGTTTACGTCATTGATGAGTGCCTAACCGGGGATACCCAGGTCTATACCAAAGATGGGTTCATCAGAATTGATGATCCTACCCTGAAAGGGAAACAAGCGCTCAGCTACAACGAAGCGTCTGGCCAGTGGGAGTTTAGGCCGATCCTGCGCTGGCTTGATCAGGGGGAACGAGAAATCTTGGAAATCCAAACATCCCATCGTAAGATCAGATGTACTGGAAATCACCTGATTAGAACAGACATTGGATGGGTAGCAGCCAAAGACATAAAAAAAGGTGCCAAGATACTATCGCCTGTGCCTGTGGATGCGGAACTGTCATCTACAAATTCGGCACCGATGGGCGACTTCGTCCCTACGCTAGAGGACACCAACGCTTTCCTCGACTGGCTTGGACCCACGGGCAATTGCAGAAAGAATGGTCAGAATATAAAGCTTCTCGACTCGCATCCCTACAGCCCAAGCTCAGAACTACCAAAAATGACGGATACGGTTCCGTCTCAGTGTGCTGCTCAACAGCTTGTCATCCTGAACTCAGTTCCGTATTCAGTCAGGTCAAGCCTAACGGCGGCCAAAAGCTGGTCTCTGAACAATGGCTATCAAAAATTTCCCAAGAGGGACTTGCGTGGTGGTATATGGATGACGGTTCCCTTAGCCTCAGCCCGCAAGGAAGTCCTCAAATACAGTTCCATACAGAAGGCTACTCTGCCGAAGAGAACCAACTCATCGCAGATTGGCTTACCCGCATGGGATACGTGGCCAAATGCTGCTCCTACATCAGAGCGAGTAGCGGCAGACAATATTTCTACGTCTCTATCGGAGCAAACGCCGCTAGACAATGGCTGTCGGACTTACGTCAATACGCAATCCCCTCAATGGTGTACAAATTCGGAGACGGTCGTATCTGTACGCCCCGCTGGGGTTGAACGAGTTTACGATATTGAGGTAGACGCGAATCACAACTTTGTGGCCAACGGCTTGTTGGTTCACAATTGTCACATGCTTAGCACCGCGGCCTTCAATGCCCTGCTGAAGACATTGGAGGAACCGCCACCGCAGGTGGTATTTGTGCTGGCGACTACCGACCCGCAACGGGTGCTGCCTACCATCATTTCCCGCTGTCAGCGCTTCGACTTCCGGCGCATTCCCCTGGAAGACATGGTGACCCACCTCAGCACCATCGCCACCCAGGAGACCATTGAGATTGGGCCAGAGGCGGTGCGCTTAGTGGCCCAAATTGCCCAGGGAGGCTTGCGGGATGCCGAGAGTCTCTTGGATCAACTCAGTTTGTTAGAGCCTCCCATTACTGTGGAGCAGGTGTGGGATCTAGTGGGGGCAGTCCCAGAGCGCGACCTGCTTACCCTGGTTGAAGCCATCAGCCAAAACCAGGCCAGCACCGTGCTAGACCAGGCCCGCAAACTCATGGATCGGGGGCGAGAACCCCTGATCGTGCTCCAGAGTCTGGCCGGGTTTTATCGGGATTTGCTCATCGCCAAGACGGCGGCCCAGCGCCAGGATTTAGTGGCAGTAACGGCGGCTACCTGGGGCGAGATGCAGACCCTGGTGCAAGGCCTAGAGTTATCGACGGTGCTGGCCAGTCAGCACCACCTGCGCACCGCCGAAGCCCAGGTGAAGCACAGCAGCCAACCGCGGCTTTGGCTAGAAGTGACGCTTATGGGGTTGTTACCGTCATCGGCAAGCGCTGCCAGTCCCACCCCAGCGGCAGCCTCTGCGATACAACCCACCAGCCCTAAGCCACCAGCGCCATCACCACCCCGGCCCGCTGGACCGCCTCCGGCGCCACCAAGGGCGACACCTTCCCCAGAGGCTACGCCATCTCAGCCCGGCCCACCCTCGGATGCTTCAGCCTCTGAAGCGCCTGTCCATGATTTGGACTCCCTGTGGCAACAGATCATCGCGGTGTTGCAGCCCTTTGGCACTCGGACTCTGATGCGACAGCAGGGTAAGCTTCTAGCCTGTGATGGTCACACCGCCCGCATCGGCATTAGTTCTAAACCATTGTTTAAGATGGCCCAGGGCCGTCTATCCAATGTAGAAGCCGCCTTTAAGCAGGTGCTACAACGGCCGGTTGAGGTATCTCTAGAGGTGCTACCGGATGCGGAAGCGGCTTCCCCGGCACCGGCACCACCCTCCTCGCCAGCACCGCCGCCTTCCTCAGCACCGCCACCAGCCCAGGCAGAGCCGCCACAGTCACCAACCAACGCCGTTCCTGAAGATGCCCCGGGCCAGGCCGATTCTTCTCCCGCAGGGGCTGACCCCTGGCCGTTAGATTCGGATCTCGACCGAGCCGTCAAGAGCTTCGCCCAGTTCTTCAATGGCCAGATCGTAAACCTCGATGATGATCTGACTGACCTAGCAGCCGGCAACGGTTCTACTGGCCCTGAGCTGCCCCAGCATGAGGACTCGTTTCCGACAGACCCCGATGACGATGTGCCCTTTTAG
- the rnhA gene encoding ribonuclease HI — translation MTIAAIDRIYTDGACSGNPGPGGWGVVIYYGDGQVDELGEGEPQTTNNRMELQAAIAALERLIASGQTTPVSLYTDSEYVKKGITQWVTGWKRRDWKTSAGKPVLNQDLWQQLDHLHQQVTRRLTLEWIYVRGHSGDAGNDRCDAIARGFAQGQPPPLSQRQPSLNPTSPQPETTATKPIESTFTVNTQNFVASPSNSHYDMENVHPETNMADSGAPPATDTLDNLPREVRVNQLRNMLETLHAADEIAKQGYLITSSELADLMDVNASAVTSRGEYWAWRNWTVSRVRREGNQILWQLERID, via the coding sequence ATGACTATTGCTGCAATCGATCGAATCTACACCGATGGTGCCTGCTCCGGAAACCCTGGTCCCGGGGGATGGGGCGTCGTAATTTACTATGGCGATGGTCAGGTCGATGAACTCGGCGAAGGGGAGCCCCAGACCACCAACAATCGTATGGAACTGCAAGCCGCCATCGCCGCCCTAGAGAGGCTCATCGCCAGCGGCCAAACCACCCCTGTCTCCCTCTACACCGACAGCGAATATGTCAAAAAGGGAATCACCCAATGGGTAACGGGTTGGAAGCGCCGTGACTGGAAAACCTCTGCCGGCAAACCCGTGCTCAATCAAGATCTTTGGCAGCAGCTAGACCACTTACATCAGCAGGTGACCCGACGGTTAACCCTGGAATGGATCTATGTCCGTGGCCATAGTGGTGATGCAGGCAACGACCGCTGCGATGCCATCGCCCGCGGGTTTGCCCAGGGTCAACCCCCACCGCTGAGCCAACGGCAGCCATCGCTAAACCCAACCTCACCTCAGCCAGAGACAACTGCGACGAAGCCAATTGAATCCACTTTTACTGTAAATACTCAAAATTTCGTTGCATCTCCATCAAATTCCCATTACGATATGGAAAATGTCCATCCTGAAACCAATATGGCTGATTCAGGTGCCCCTCCTGCAACGGACACATTAGACAATCTTCCTCGGGAAGTGCGGGTCAACCAGCTCCGCAACATGCTAGAGACCCTGCACGCTGCCGACGAAATTGCTAAGCAAGGATACCTCATCACTAGCTCTGAGCTAGCCGACTTGATGGATGTGAATGCTAGCGCAGTTACGAGTCGCGGTGAGTATTGGGCTTGGCGCAATTGGACAGTATCACGGGTGCGGCGAGAAGGTAATCAGATTCTCTGGCAGTTAGAGCGTATTGATTAA